The Glycine soja cultivar W05 chromosome 4, ASM419377v2, whole genome shotgun sequence genomic sequence ttaaaaagtatattattttttattttaattttcataactatttttttataattaaaccatttttatattttacttatatttaaaatatttgtgcaATACATAAAAGTTTAACAtactttaaattaaagtatGTTCTATTGtacattaattagaaaaatgatattattctttttttagctCCAATTTCTGCCTCTTAGCTCAAAGAATGGTATTATTCTTTATCTCTATATATTTTTCCAATAAGTATAATATCTTTTAGGCGAACActatattctatttatttttcttccttctcattACCTGtcatttaattatgattttcaatttaattcttaatatttttttatttttttatttacacactatatatatatatatatatataattattacattatatatttgctttttctttattgtaaaataaagataaaatacatactgtattataaaatatacattttcttgttttattatttttaaaaatattgtctgAGTACTATACTGGcaaggaagaacaagaagacataagaaagaaaaaaaaaattatctatttacATGATACATTTTGACAGAACCCACTTAGATTctcctttgttttattttggataGTATACCTGCATTTTCAcaagtttctttattttatatttgtttatatttgaacttgaactcaattaattagtataaataaaatactgtAATTCAATAGTTCagaattcttttattctttaactttttttgttaataagattaaagaataaaagataaaaaaaaaatagaagcatACTACAAATCCATTTTCGAAACTTATCTTATATATCTCCTCAcaaaaacttcatttttttgaaacttttttagACTAAAGGGTTCTTAAGAGCAGCTTCCCTTGCCTCAATCCCTATTAGTTAGTCGGGGACTGGTTCTTCCCTCGATATTacgctctcttttttttatttcacgaGTGAATTTATCCGCTACTAGCTGTACAGGTCAAGGAAAGTGAAATTGCACCAACACTTCCAAGGGAgctattttaattgaaaaattccCTTAGGTCGTCACTAGGTTAAGGACGGACACTATGATTAACTTAAGTATAGTCCAAGTtgcaatcaataattaaaatcgaAGCTGACTCTTCCCAATGTGGTCCTTGCACATATCATTGTTAATTAACATCAATATTCATGAATAGCCAATAACATCCCCCAACTTGAATCTGTTAGAACAGtagtaacaaaaattttcaatttggatATCATTACCATCTGTTTCCTCCTGAAAACTTGAACGTGTCTTTCTGTTTATGACCGTATCCTTTAAGTTTTTTGGCTAACCTAATGTATATCCAACTTCCCCAACAGTAAAATACTATAAATATGCATGGCATAACCACAGTGGCAGTGTTTAACCTGAGACTGGGTGATATCACCATCATGGAGAACACGTAGCACCCAGTAAAGATAGAAAGTGGGAAAGTCACTATAACGCTTATGCGCCCTCGTGGCATTAGCAAACATATCATCAAAATTGATAGATAAAAGGACAAGGTATTGAAGGACCAGAACCAGAAGAAGGTTTGCATTTTCATCACCACTTTTCCTACAATTTCTGGGGTTGCGTAGTCACGGGGATGCAATGATGCGCTAGTCTTCTTTGAGGTTGTGACCCTACTACCCTCACCTTGGTAAACTCCACCTGGGGGGCTAATTACTGCCCCGTATGTGCTTGTTACGAAGAGAATAGCAACCACCAACAAAGCATTGCGTGTGTCGATTGATATTCTCTTTCTGAGCCGAGTAACGAAGATTGCTATTCTCTCATTGAATGTGATTTTTGCTCTTAGCTCTTCTTCTAGGAGTGGAGCATTAGCTAGTGAGAAGCCACGTAAAGCTCCTCCTCTAACTAACTCATCTCTGATCTCTGCACTTTGAGCCGTAGTTTGATTAATCTCCACCATGTCCAACGCTGTTGAGTCCTCAAAATTCTTCGCATTTTTGTTTATGTTGCTGTCTATCAACAACCCAACTGCCTGTACAAAGAACATCAAAAGCACAACATTGAAATTAAACTATGGTTTTTTTGGTTCATATTAACctatgattaaataaattaacattagAATAAGCAAGATCTTGCATTTAAACATTGTggacgaaaaaaaaaatatgactaaaaaaaaaactcactaaAATTGGTCactcaaatttttcaaaaaaaattaattatcaacaaaAATGAGATACGCTTTGCAACATATGATGGTAACATGAGAAAAATAAAGCTTATAGAAAGGGTCATTAAAGCTAATGTTGTAAACCCAAATGAACTCCATGATAAAGTCttataaaaacattttcttctttgttttccaCAAGTCTtctcttttgaggcaatgaaaaaagaaaaacgccTTTTGTTCTTTTAAGTAAAACAAAAGAATTGAAGGATATGCCTCATGCCTGTGTGACGCCTTTGAGAACTGAAAGGTGAAGAACGGTGTTGCCTGCTTCATCTTGCCAATTTAAAACTCTTTTTTCCCGGTCCTGAGCATGTCTTTGGCAGTTTCTCTGAAGCCATCCAACCAAGACCTCCAAAGCCCGAAACTGATTATATTTCACAGCAATATGCAACGCAGTCTCACTTCGAACAGTCACATCTTCAATGGAACCAGGACAAGCCGACAAGAACTTGGCCACAAGATCAGTTCTCCCGGTTTGAGTTGCAATATGCAAAGGAGTGAGACCCTCCCTCCCTTTGACTCTAACAAGGTCTTTGTTGATGTCCACAAAGCGACACACCATTCTGTAATGCTTGTTCTGCAAAGCAAGGTGCATGGGGCTAAGGCCACACGGATTCAGCTTCCATGCAAATGAAGGCTTGAGTCTCATGATCTCAGTGGCGAAACTTGCATGGCCAGCAGCAGCTGCAACATGCAAAGGTGTATCAACAAATGGCATGAAATCTGTTTGCTCCAACACATATGGTTGCATCTGAATTAATTTGTAGAGCAAGTCTATGTCACCGACTTGCGCAGCTGAAATTAATGAGTCGTTCATGGTGATAATTTAAgcataaaagaaggaaaagagagggttgGTACGTATAGGGGAAAACTAGTGTTTTAATGGTCCTGTTATAGCAATTTGCGGTCACCCTGAACCATATATGGTCAACATGTACACCAACCACCACGATAGTTGTTCCTTgcttttttatacataattaattacttattcTCCTCAGCGTGTTTCTAAAGTTGTTTCTTTCTACTTTCTAAGGTTATCAACTTaccattcttttttctttccttttcatttaaatttcttttcattttcccgTACCTTAGTCAGCTGTCAAGGGTgaacctttcttcttcctcGCTCCGGATGATATACAAGGAAATTGGCTGTtgaccttttttgtttttttgga encodes the following:
- the LOC114408881 gene encoding ankyrin repeat-containing protein BDA1-like, which gives rise to MNDSLISAAQVGDIDLLYKLIQMQPYVLEQTDFMPFVDTPLHVAAAAGHASFATEIMRLKPSFAWKLNPCGLSPMHLALQNKHYRMVCRFVDINKDLVRVKGREGLTPLHIATQTGRTDLVAKFLSACPGSIEDVTVRSETALHIAVKYNQFRALEVLVGWLQRNCQRHAQDREKRVLNWQDEAGNTVLHLSVLKGVTQAVGLLIDSNINKNAKNFEDSTALDMVEINQTTAQSAEIRDELVRGGALRGFSLANAPLLEEELRAKITFNERIAIFVTRLRKRISIDTRNALLVVAILFVTSTYGAVISPPGGVYQGEGSRVTTSKKTSASLHPRDYATPEIVGKVVMKMQTFFWFWSFNTLSFYLSILMICLLMPRGRISVIVTFPLSIFTGCYVFSMMVISPSLRLNTATVVMPCIFIVFYCWGSWIYIRLAKKLKGYGHKQKDTFKFSGGNRW